In the genome of Vespa crabro chromosome 17, iyVesCrab1.2, whole genome shotgun sequence, one region contains:
- the LOC124430253 gene encoding juvenile hormone acid O-methyltransferase isoform X2 produces MYVHKCTNRKRASIPSLFSSFFIWEKCSEQRVTCIKMEKVDEYLNASKLQYHDTSEIVEEFDKELREMHGRCIDLGCGPGQVTVELILPRLPRESVIIGVDVSNAMLEHATKNYRENPRLSFLHLDIETSNLPQEQIARYDNAVSFYCLHWCHNTRLAFENIFKLLRPGGKALIMFLAYNDGFDAYVRIHENPRYQPYMQDAHKFVPYFHRSNDSRGALRSILEDIGFNVLHCSKREKSFVYQNIQSLKKHALAVNPFISRIPEGDLKEEFEDILIREIISRKILFPNKADKCQQEYSVLDRYHILVTYMEKPYTNVTTK; encoded by the exons atgtacgtgcatAAGTGCACAAATCGTAAACGCGCTTCTATaccttcattattttcttcatttttcatttgggAAAAGTGCTCGGAGCAACGAGTTACATGTATTAAGATGGAGAAAGTCGACGAGTATTTAAATGCAAGCAAATTACAATATCACGATACCTCCGAAATCGTAGAGGAATTTGACAAAGAGTTAAGGGAGATGCATGGACGATGCATCGACCTTGGTTGTGGCCCAGGACAGGTTACTGTAGAACTGATCTTACCAAGATTGCCACGGGAATCCGTGATAATCG GAGTTGATGTATCAAACGCCATGTTGGAACACGCAACGAAAAATTATCGCGAAAATCCACGCctatcttttcttcatttggaCATCGAAACTTCAAATTTGCCGCAGGAACAAATAGCACGATACGACAATGCCGTCTCCTTTTACTGTCTTCATTGGTGTCACAATACGCG GCTGGCCTTCGAGAATATCTTCAAATTACTTCGACCTGGTGGCAAGGCATTGATTATGTTCCTCGCATACAACGACGGTTTCGATGCCTACGTCAGAATACACGAGAATCCACGTTATCAACCGTACATGCAG GATGCTCATAAATTCGTCCCGTATTTTCATCGTAGCAACGATTCGAGAGGCGCTCTTAGATCCATCCTCGAGGATATCGGATTCAATGTTCTGCATTGCAGCAAACGAGAAAAGAGCTTCGTATATCAGAACATTCAAagtttaaaaa AACACGCATTAGCTGTAAATCCCTTTATATCGAGAATACCAGAGGGTGATTTAAAGGAAGAATTCGAAGACATTCTGATCCGAGAAATTATCAGCCGAAAAATTCTATTTCCAAATAAGGCCGACAAATGTCAACAAGAGTATAGCGTATTAGATAGATATCACATTTTGGTGACGTATATGGAGAAACCTTATACTAACGTAActacgaaataa
- the LOC124430253 gene encoding juvenile hormone acid O-methyltransferase isoform X1, which produces MYVHKCTNRKRASIPSLFSSFFIWEKCSEQRVTCIKMEKVDEYLNASKLQYHDTSEIVEEFDKELREMHGRCIDLGCGPGQVTVELILPRLPRESVIIGVDVSNAMLEHATKNYRENPRLSFLHLDIETSNLPQEQIARYDNAVSFYCLHWCHNTRSFAYVLRLAFENIFKLLRPGGKALIMFLAYNDGFDAYVRIHENPRYQPYMQDAHKFVPYFHRSNDSRGALRSILEDIGFNVLHCSKREKSFVYQNIQSLKKHALAVNPFISRIPEGDLKEEFEDILIREIISRKILFPNKADKCQQEYSVLDRYHILVTYMEKPYTNVTTK; this is translated from the exons atgtacgtgcatAAGTGCACAAATCGTAAACGCGCTTCTATaccttcattattttcttcatttttcatttgggAAAAGTGCTCGGAGCAACGAGTTACATGTATTAAGATGGAGAAAGTCGACGAGTATTTAAATGCAAGCAAATTACAATATCACGATACCTCCGAAATCGTAGAGGAATTTGACAAAGAGTTAAGGGAGATGCATGGACGATGCATCGACCTTGGTTGTGGCCCAGGACAGGTTACTGTAGAACTGATCTTACCAAGATTGCCACGGGAATCCGTGATAATCG GAGTTGATGTATCAAACGCCATGTTGGAACACGCAACGAAAAATTATCGCGAAAATCCACGCctatcttttcttcatttggaCATCGAAACTTCAAATTTGCCGCAGGAACAAATAGCACGATACGACAATGCCGTCTCCTTTTACTGTCTTCATTGGTGTCACAATACGCG ATCTTTCGCTTACGTGCTTAGGCTGGCCTTCGAGAATATCTTCAAATTACTTCGACCTGGTGGCAAGGCATTGATTATGTTCCTCGCATACAACGACGGTTTCGATGCCTACGTCAGAATACACGAGAATCCACGTTATCAACCGTACATGCAG GATGCTCATAAATTCGTCCCGTATTTTCATCGTAGCAACGATTCGAGAGGCGCTCTTAGATCCATCCTCGAGGATATCGGATTCAATGTTCTGCATTGCAGCAAACGAGAAAAGAGCTTCGTATATCAGAACATTCAAagtttaaaaa AACACGCATTAGCTGTAAATCCCTTTATATCGAGAATACCAGAGGGTGATTTAAAGGAAGAATTCGAAGACATTCTGATCCGAGAAATTATCAGCCGAAAAATTCTATTTCCAAATAAGGCCGACAAATGTCAACAAGAGTATAGCGTATTAGATAGATATCACATTTTGGTGACGTATATGGAGAAACCTTATACTAACGTAActacgaaataa
- the LOC124430253 gene encoding juvenile hormone acid O-methyltransferase isoform X3, with product MEKVDEYLNASKLQYHDTSEIVEEFDKELREMHGRCIDLGCGPGQVTVELILPRLPRESVIIGVDVSNAMLEHATKNYRENPRLSFLHLDIETSNLPQEQIARYDNAVSFYCLHWCHNTRSFAYVLRLAFENIFKLLRPGGKALIMFLAYNDGFDAYVRIHENPRYQPYMQDAHKFVPYFHRSNDSRGALRSILEDIGFNVLHCSKREKSFVYQNIQSLKKHALAVNPFISRIPEGDLKEEFEDILIREIISRKILFPNKADKCQQEYSVLDRYHILVTYMEKPYTNVTTK from the exons ATGGAGAAAGTCGACGAGTATTTAAATGCAAGCAAATTACAATATCACGATACCTCCGAAATCGTAGAGGAATTTGACAAAGAGTTAAGGGAGATGCATGGACGATGCATCGACCTTGGTTGTGGCCCAGGACAGGTTACTGTAGAACTGATCTTACCAAGATTGCCACGGGAATCCGTGATAATCG GAGTTGATGTATCAAACGCCATGTTGGAACACGCAACGAAAAATTATCGCGAAAATCCACGCctatcttttcttcatttggaCATCGAAACTTCAAATTTGCCGCAGGAACAAATAGCACGATACGACAATGCCGTCTCCTTTTACTGTCTTCATTGGTGTCACAATACGCG ATCTTTCGCTTACGTGCTTAGGCTGGCCTTCGAGAATATCTTCAAATTACTTCGACCTGGTGGCAAGGCATTGATTATGTTCCTCGCATACAACGACGGTTTCGATGCCTACGTCAGAATACACGAGAATCCACGTTATCAACCGTACATGCAG GATGCTCATAAATTCGTCCCGTATTTTCATCGTAGCAACGATTCGAGAGGCGCTCTTAGATCCATCCTCGAGGATATCGGATTCAATGTTCTGCATTGCAGCAAACGAGAAAAGAGCTTCGTATATCAGAACATTCAAagtttaaaaa AACACGCATTAGCTGTAAATCCCTTTATATCGAGAATACCAGAGGGTGATTTAAAGGAAGAATTCGAAGACATTCTGATCCGAGAAATTATCAGCCGAAAAATTCTATTTCCAAATAAGGCCGACAAATGTCAACAAGAGTATAGCGTATTAGATAGATATCACATTTTGGTGACGTATATGGAGAAACCTTATACTAACGTAActacgaaataa